The genomic stretch CCGGTTTCGGCGTGGTCGCCGTGGTCGCTGAGCTGGGCTTCGAACCAGTCGTGCAGGGCGTCGGCCAGGGCGGGCTCGTCGGTGGTGTACGTCAGGGTGGCTCCGTCGGACCGCTCTCCGTAGCGGACTTCGATGCGCTCGTAGCCCTCCTCCAGAGCCGCCAGTCCCGGCATGCTGTCGCCGTGGATCTGGGCGGGGTCGCCGAAGTCGCCCTCCCCGAACGCCTTGGCCTCCTGCTTCAGGTGGGTGCGGATGAGGGCGATCTGCTTCTCGTCGTCGGGCTGGTCGGCGACGACGTCCTGGACGCCGCCCGTGTCGGTAGGGGTGAAGTGGTGGGTGGTCTCTTCGAGGTCGAAGGGCATCACGGACCGGCCGCGTTCGGCGACCGCTTCCTGCCGATTGGTCCGCCCGTCACTGCCGTCCTGCTGGGAGCCGTCGATCCAGAAGGCTGCGGCCAGGGCCGCGGCGATGCAGGCCGTGCTGATACCAGCCGTCAGCAGCCGACGTTTTCCGATGTTCATCGTGTGCCTTCCGTGAGCATGTCGAGGACGGGCGGCGCCCGCTTCGTAGTGAGTGGGATCCGGCGTGTGGCCTGGGCTTACTGCTGCTTGGCGGGGATCAGCCACCAGACGATGACGGCGGAGACGGCGGCCAGGCCGGTGGCGACGAGGAATGCCTCGTCGAAGCCGGAGGCGCTCTGGACGCCGGTGCGAGCGGCGATGCTCGTGGCGGCGGCACTGGAGACGGCCGCCGCGCCGGCGGAGGCGCCGAACTCGTGGAAGGTGCTCACGATGCCCGACGCGACCCCGGCCTCGTGGGGGGCGACGCCGACGAGCGCGGTGGCGGACGCGACCACGAACAGGCCGCCCAGTCCCGCCGCGGCCACGCTCACCCCGGTGACCATCGCGGCCGTACCCGACCACAGCACCGGTACGAGGAACCCGGCGGCCGCCACAGCCAGAGAGAGCACCGCCGGCAGCCGTGCCCCGAGAACGCCGATCACCCGGCCGGCGGCTGCCGCGGCAGCCATGGTCAGCAGCGCCACCGGCAGGAACAGCACACCGGTCATCAGCGCCCCGTGGCCCCGGAGGTTCTGCAAGTAGAAGGAGCCGAGGAAGAAAGCCCCCACCATCAGCGCCGTCGTGACGGCGATGACGAAGGTGCCCGCCACCACCGGCCGCCGAGCGAGCAGCCGCAGGTCCATCAGCGGGGCCGCCGCCCGGCGCTGCCAGAAGGCGAAAGCCGCGTAGCCGACCGCCGCAGCCGTCGCCAGGGACACGGTGACCAGGTCGAGCCAGCCGTGGTCACCGGCACGGATCAGGGCGTAGATGAGGGCGCCGGTCGCGGCGGCGACCAGGACGGCGCCGGGTATGTCCAGGGAGCCGGTGGCCGCGCGGGGCAGGCTCGGCAGGATCCGGGCGAGCGAGACGAGGACGATCAGACCGACGGGGACGTTGACGAAGAAGACCCAGGCCCAGCCCGGCCCGGCCGTGATCAGCCCGCCCAGCAGCACGCCGAGGGCGGCGCCCCCGCCGCCGAGCGCCGACCAGATGCCCAGTGCCCGGTTGCGCTCGTCGCCCTCGAACAGCCGCACCACCACCGACAGCGCGGCGGGCGAGAGCAGCGCTGCGCCCGCGCCCTGGGCGATGCGGGACCCGAGCAGCAGCGGGGCGCCGGTGGCGAACCCGGCGGCCAAGGACGCAACGGTGAACACGGCGAGCCC from Streptomyces davaonensis JCM 4913 encodes the following:
- a CDS encoding MFS transporter, which gives rise to MSDTESTTTRAPDAPHQLRWTALGLLGLAQLMLILDVTVVAIALPDMGAELDLDRAALTWVVSGYALTFGSLMLLGGRAADLFGPKRVVLAGLAVFTVASLAAGFATGAPLLLGSRIAQGAGAALLSPAALSVVVRLFEGDERNRALGIWSALGGGGAALGVLLGGLITAGPGWAWVFFVNVPVGLIVLVSLARILPSLPRAATGSLDIPGAVLVAAATGALIYALIRAGDHGWLDLVTVSLATAAAVGYAAFAFWQRRAAAPLMDLRLLARRPVVAGTFVIAVTTALMVGAFFLGSFYLQNLRGHGALMTGVLFLPVALLTMAAAAAAGRVIGVLGARLPAVLSLAVAAAGFLVPVLWSGTAAMVTGVSVAAAGLGGLFVVASATALVGVAPHEAGVASGIVSTFHEFGASAGAAAVSSAAATSIAARTGVQSASGFDEAFLVATGLAAVSAVIVWWLIPAKQQ